The Brassica oleracea var. oleracea cultivar TO1000 chromosome C6, BOL, whole genome shotgun sequence genome includes a region encoding these proteins:
- the LOC106299645 gene encoding YTH domain-containing family protein 2-like isoform X1: MTSHVPKPPREPTEDMVKNLKVDPLAKVAASSTSMKNQSEPYYETLETYQGLPCPYGGYYGFYYPSVDGSLGEAKDNGYYGYGTDVQYPVMQGENGSLIYMMPGFQSYDVSPTYMPISPAGVSSQALNSPMYAAQGYYQNQYGYGNVSSPTYLWDPVGDNYVYGVASNNQSMKQNISSSSSHNYSNYYSKSKTSFTGHGMGGRPKTPQKSSYAPLPPHNQERGGPLKKKYGASNRDETEKLKARNKENGSSMSENVQEDGECESCLLDGEGKGRSNGVGSVIKRDQYNLPSFQSKYEEAMFFVIKSYSEDDIHKSIKYNVWSSTLNGNKKLDSAYQESQKKVAENGGTCPVFLFFSVNASGQFCGVAEMTGRVDYEKSMEFWQQDKWTGYFPVKWHIIKDVPNPQLRHVILENNENKPVTNSRDTQEVRLQQGNEVLNIFKSYAAKTSILDDFDFYENRERVMVQKKLRFNPVLKKQEEDLVADIQTLEISDTVKEGNTDITGTLDSLK; encoded by the exons ATGACTTCTCATGTCCCCAAACCTCCTCGTGAAC CCACTGAAGATATGGTGAAGAACCTTAAAGTTGATCCTCTTGCTAAAGTCGCTGCCTCCTCCACGTCCATG AAGAACCAGTCAGAGCCGTATTATGAAACTCTTGAGACATATCAAGGCCTGCCTTGTCCGTATGGTGGCTACTATGGATTCTACTATCCAAGTGTTGATGGTTCACTTGGAGAAGCAAAGGATAATGGATACTATGGTTATGGCACAGATGTTCAGTACCCG GTTATGCAAGGGGAAAATGGATCTTTGATATACATGATGCCAGGGTTTCAATCTTATGATGTTAGTCCCACTTACATGCCTATAAGCCCGGCTGGTGTATCGAGTCAGGCACTCAACTCACCTATGTATGCAGCTCAAGGATATTACCAGAACCAATATGGTTATGGAAATGTTTCATCTCCTACCTATCTATGGGACCCTGTTGGAGACAATTATGTCTATGGTGTTGCTTCAAACAACCAATCTATGAAACAGAACATATCTTCTTCGTCAAGTCATAACTATAGCAATTATTACTCAAAGAGCAAGACTTCTTTCACTGGCCATGGCATGGGAGGTCGGCCTAAAACACCGCAAAAA AGCAGCTATGCTCCACTCCCTCCGCATAATCAAGAAAGAGGTGGACCGTTGAAGAAGAAGTATGGAGCCTCAAACCGGGATGAAACTGAGAAGTTGAAAGCGAGAAACAAAGAAAATGGTAGTAGCATGAGTGAAAATGTGCAAGAAGATGGAGAATGCGAGTCTTGTTTGTTGGATGGTGAAGGGAAGGGAAGAAGCAACGGTGTAGGTTCTGTGATCAAAAGGGATCAATATAACCTCCCTAGCTTCCAGAGCAAGTATGAAGAAGCAATGTTTTTTGTGATAAAATCTTATAGCGAAGACGACATTCACAAGAGCATCAAGTACAATGTTTGGTCTAGTACTCTCAATGGGAACAAGAAGTTGGACAGTGCGTATCAAGAATCTCAAAAGAAGGTTGCAGAGAACGGTGGAACGTGCCCGGTCTTCCTCTTCTTCTCG GTTAATGCAAGTGGCCAGTTTTGTGGTGTAGCTGAGATGACTGGGAGAGTGGATTATGAGAAGAGCATGGAGTTTTGGCAGCAAGATAAGTGGACTGGCTATTTTCCTGTCAAGTGGCACATAATTAAAGATGTTCCAAATCCACAACTAAGGCATGTGATACTAGAGAACAATGAGAACAAGCCTGTAACAAATAGCAGAGACACACAAGAG GTGAGGTTGCAACAAGGGAATGAAGTGTTGAACATCTTCAAAAGCTATGCAGCAAAGACATCTATATTAGATGATTTCGATTTTTATGAAAACAGAGAAAGGGTTATGGTACAGAAGAAGCTAAGGTTCAATCCGGTATTAAAG AAGCAAGAAGAAGACTTGGTTGCTGACATTCAAACACTGGAGATATCAGATACAGTCAAAGAGGGAAACACAGACATAACAGGGACTCTTGATTCTCTGAAGTAA
- the LOC106299645 gene encoding YTH domain-containing family protein 2-like isoform X2, with amino-acid sequence MVKNLKVDPLAKVAASSTSMKNQSEPYYETLETYQGLPCPYGGYYGFYYPSVDGSLGEAKDNGYYGYGTDVQYPVMQGENGSLIYMMPGFQSYDVSPTYMPISPAGVSSQALNSPMYAAQGYYQNQYGYGNVSSPTYLWDPVGDNYVYGVASNNQSMKQNISSSSSHNYSNYYSKSKTSFTGHGMGGRPKTPQKSSYAPLPPHNQERGGPLKKKYGASNRDETEKLKARNKENGSSMSENVQEDGECESCLLDGEGKGRSNGVGSVIKRDQYNLPSFQSKYEEAMFFVIKSYSEDDIHKSIKYNVWSSTLNGNKKLDSAYQESQKKVAENGGTCPVFLFFSVNASGQFCGVAEMTGRVDYEKSMEFWQQDKWTGYFPVKWHIIKDVPNPQLRHVILENNENKPVTNSRDTQEVRLQQGNEVLNIFKSYAAKTSILDDFDFYENRERVMVQKKLRFNPVLKKQEEDLVADIQTLEISDTVKEGNTDITGTLDSLK; translated from the exons ATGGTGAAGAACCTTAAAGTTGATCCTCTTGCTAAAGTCGCTGCCTCCTCCACGTCCATG AAGAACCAGTCAGAGCCGTATTATGAAACTCTTGAGACATATCAAGGCCTGCCTTGTCCGTATGGTGGCTACTATGGATTCTACTATCCAAGTGTTGATGGTTCACTTGGAGAAGCAAAGGATAATGGATACTATGGTTATGGCACAGATGTTCAGTACCCG GTTATGCAAGGGGAAAATGGATCTTTGATATACATGATGCCAGGGTTTCAATCTTATGATGTTAGTCCCACTTACATGCCTATAAGCCCGGCTGGTGTATCGAGTCAGGCACTCAACTCACCTATGTATGCAGCTCAAGGATATTACCAGAACCAATATGGTTATGGAAATGTTTCATCTCCTACCTATCTATGGGACCCTGTTGGAGACAATTATGTCTATGGTGTTGCTTCAAACAACCAATCTATGAAACAGAACATATCTTCTTCGTCAAGTCATAACTATAGCAATTATTACTCAAAGAGCAAGACTTCTTTCACTGGCCATGGCATGGGAGGTCGGCCTAAAACACCGCAAAAA AGCAGCTATGCTCCACTCCCTCCGCATAATCAAGAAAGAGGTGGACCGTTGAAGAAGAAGTATGGAGCCTCAAACCGGGATGAAACTGAGAAGTTGAAAGCGAGAAACAAAGAAAATGGTAGTAGCATGAGTGAAAATGTGCAAGAAGATGGAGAATGCGAGTCTTGTTTGTTGGATGGTGAAGGGAAGGGAAGAAGCAACGGTGTAGGTTCTGTGATCAAAAGGGATCAATATAACCTCCCTAGCTTCCAGAGCAAGTATGAAGAAGCAATGTTTTTTGTGATAAAATCTTATAGCGAAGACGACATTCACAAGAGCATCAAGTACAATGTTTGGTCTAGTACTCTCAATGGGAACAAGAAGTTGGACAGTGCGTATCAAGAATCTCAAAAGAAGGTTGCAGAGAACGGTGGAACGTGCCCGGTCTTCCTCTTCTTCTCG GTTAATGCAAGTGGCCAGTTTTGTGGTGTAGCTGAGATGACTGGGAGAGTGGATTATGAGAAGAGCATGGAGTTTTGGCAGCAAGATAAGTGGACTGGCTATTTTCCTGTCAAGTGGCACATAATTAAAGATGTTCCAAATCCACAACTAAGGCATGTGATACTAGAGAACAATGAGAACAAGCCTGTAACAAATAGCAGAGACACACAAGAG GTGAGGTTGCAACAAGGGAATGAAGTGTTGAACATCTTCAAAAGCTATGCAGCAAAGACATCTATATTAGATGATTTCGATTTTTATGAAAACAGAGAAAGGGTTATGGTACAGAAGAAGCTAAGGTTCAATCCGGTATTAAAG AAGCAAGAAGAAGACTTGGTTGCTGACATTCAAACACTGGAGATATCAGATACAGTCAAAGAGGGAAACACAGACATAACAGGGACTCTTGATTCTCTGAAGTAA
- the LOC106299547 gene encoding uncharacterized protein LOC106299547 gives MSGAQGAEPMGSKKATTYESVEGGQNKTKLDIRSKEDEGGIQVDKHQEKVTDAAGLGGPVFGAGKDDKKQDLGVTGTG, from the coding sequence ATGTCTGGAGCGCAAGGAGCAGAGCCGATGGGATCAAAGAAGGCGACGACGTACGAGTCAGTGGAAGGAGGACAGAACAAGACAAAGCTTGATATAAGGTCAAAGGAAGACGAAGGTGGAATTCAAGTTGATAAGCACCAAGAAAAGGTCACCGATGCTGCTGGTCTAGGCGGACCTGTATTTGGCGCTGGTAAAGACGACAAGAAGCAGGATCTTGGTGTTACCGGCACTGGCTAG